The Seriola aureovittata isolate HTS-2021-v1 ecotype China chromosome 2, ASM2101889v1, whole genome shotgun sequence genome has a segment encoding these proteins:
- the zmynd8 gene encoding MYND-type zinc finger-containing chromatin reader ZMYND8 isoform X4 has product MHPQSVAEEEGKETTEGMEISTRSKVSDTASTERMAQKRKMPSPSHSSNGHSSAETSPCPMKKKKKPGAVSSSKDQDGRNDFYCWLCHREGQVLCCELCPRVYHAKCLKLPAEPEGDWFCPECEKITVAECIETQSKAMMMLTIDQLSYLLKFALQKMKQPGDHPRLSSRSPHAASTQRKTFNWTEPFQKPVSLEQHPDYAEYIFHPMDLCTLEKNIKKKMYGCTEAFLADAKWILHNCIIYNGGNHKLTATAKVIVKICEHEMNEIEVCPECYLSACQKRDNWFCEPCSNPHPLVWAKLKGFPFWPAKALRDKDGQVDARFFGQHDRAWVPLNNCYLMSKEIPFSVKKTKSIFNSAMQEMEVYVENMRKKFGVFNYAPFRTPYTPDNNFQMLLDPSNPSSTPVKSEKQEKIKLSFDMTASPKIPLARTMLSGAGVGGGTVGRRFPLSDMPRSPMSTNSSAHTGSDGEQETADKSQGKGPNSQYSAGEESMDCTASPAHPRPGPAGSSLDSPKPFHSQAPGLAKQEKTPQTGSILNLNLDRSKAEMDLKELSETVQQKQGATPVLTSPKRQIKSRFQLNLDKTIESCKAQLGIDEISVDVYKGVEHSDSEDSDKSDSSDSEYASDDEQKTKDGQDAAPNDEAQKDPTKTKVKDQASPSQDKEGKADTPVASESAAADATATVSDAPTKEKTSSDSEKESPEKTKAPPASPAPREKSQVKEEAKQPMPVEDSDSERELVIDLGEEQGGKDRKRSKKETTLAKESPAGKTEGKALTPSTVPSQSSAALSTPSSVSTQSSMAIPVTMVSFTTPSPATISLSTVSSATATPPSSSSSSSSSSLTSTTPALKKQRPLLPRETVPVVQRAVVWNPTAKFQTSSQKWHMQKVQRQQQNQQPVATTQTQASSPRQGQTQAVTQTQAGNVSTAVSSSSAQQSSQSTRYQTRQAVKAVQQKDTPLSTSTSAVTLVSSSPASAAMMATSSLGTAASSSPVATDQYIPTASADVAADIAKYTNKIMDAIKGTMTEIYNDLSKSTSGNTIAEIRRLRIEIEKLQWLHQQELSEMKHNLELTMAEMRQSLEQERERLVTEVKKQMELEKQQAVDETKKKQWCANCRKEAIFYCCWNTSYCDYPCQQAHWPEHMKSCTQSATAPQQEPEAESTADLPNKGLGQTSSGPNPLRDTPVSAPPDKDCDVEKSTDSVAVTLS; this is encoded by the exons GACGGCAGGAATGACTTCTACTGCTGGCTGTGCCACCGCGAGGGCCAGGTGCTCTGCTGTGAGCTCTGCCCCAGGGTGTACCATGCCAAGTGCCTCAAACTACCAGCCGAGCCCGAGGGCGACTGGTTCTGTCCGGAGTGTGAG AAAATAACAGTTGCAGAGTGCATAGAGACTCAGAGCAAAGCCATGATGATGCTAACTATAGACCAGCTGTCTTACCTACTAAAGTTTGCCCTTCAGAAGATGAAACAACCAGGT GATCATCCCCGCTTGTCATCTCGCTCCCCCCATGCAGCTTCCACGCAGAGAAAGACTTTTAATTGG ACTGAACCCTTCCAGAAACCCGTCTCTCTTGAACAGCATCCAGATTATGCAGAGTACATTTTTCATCCTATGGATCTTTGCACACTTGAGAAG aatatcaaaaagaaaatgtatggCTGCACAGAGGCCTTCTTGGCAGATGCGAAATGGATTTTGCATAACTGTATTATATACAATGGAG GCAATCACAAACTGACAGCTACAGCTAAAGTAATAGTAAAAATCTGTGAACATGAG atgaATGAGATTGAAGTTTGTCCTGAGTGTTATCTGTCTGCTTGCCAAAAGAGAGACAACTGGTTTTGTGAGCCTTGT AGTAACCCACACCCTCTAGTGTGGGCCAAACTGAAAGGATTTCCATTCTGGCCTGCTAAAGCTCTGCGGGACAAAGATGGACAAGTGGATGCTCGTTTCTTTGGTCAACATGACAG GGCATGGGTTCCTTTAAACAACTGCTACCTCATGTCCAAAGAGATTCCATTCTCTGTGAAGAAGACCAAAAGCATCTTCAACAGTGCCATGCAAGAGATGGAGGTCTATGTGGAGAACATGAGGAAGAAGTTTGGAGTGTTTAACTATGCCCCCTTTAGGACACCCTACACTCCTGACAACAACTTCCAGATGCTGCTAGATCCCTCCAACCCCTCGTCCACCCCAGTCAAATCTGAGAAACAGGAGAAGATCAAGCTGAGCTTTGATATGACAGCATCACCTAAGATCCCTTTGGCCAGGACCATGTTGTCTGGGGCTGGGGTGGGAGGTGGCACCGTTGGGCGACGGTTCCCTCTCAGTGACATGCCTCGCTCCCCCATGAGCACCAACTCCTCTGCTCACACCGGGTCAGATGGCGAACAGGAGACAGCAGACAAGTCGCAGGGCAAAGGCCCAAACAGCCAGTACAGTGCAGGAGAAGAGTCCATGGACTGTACAG CATCACCTGCCCATCCACGACCTGGTCCTGCAGGCAGTTCATTGGACAGCCCTAAGCCATTCCACTCTCAAGCTCCTGGCCTCGCCAAGCAGGAGAAGAcaccacagacaggaagcaTTCTGAACCTCAATTTAG ATCGGAGCAAAGCAGAAATGGACCTAAAAGAGCTTAGTGAAACAGTTCAGCAGAAGCAAGGAGCCACACCAGTCCTTACTTCTCCAAAAAGACAGATTAAGAGCCGTTTCCAGCTGAACCTGGACAAAACCATTGAGAGTTGCAAGGCACAGTTGG gtATCGATGAGATCTCTGTGGATGTGTATAAAGGTGTTGAACACAGCGACTCAGAAGACTCTGATAAATCTGACTCGAGTGACAGTGAGTATGCCAGTGATGACGAGCAAAAGACCAAGGATGGCCAGGACGCAGCACCAAATGATGAAGCCCAGAAGGACCCTACCAAAACTAAAGTCAAAGACCAAGCTTCCCCAAGCCAAGATAAGGAAGGTAAAGCTGATACACCTGTGGCATCTGAGTCGGCAGCAGCTGATGCCACTGCAACAGTATCAGATGCTCCAACTAAGGAGAAAACAAGCTCTGATTCAGAGAAAGAGAGCCCAGAGAAGACCAAAGCCCCTCCAGCATCACCTGCTCCCAGAGAGAAGTCTCAGGTGAAAGAAGAAGCAAAGCAGCCAATGCCAGTGGAGGACTCTGACTCTGAGAGGGAGCTGGTCATCGACCTTGGAGAGGAACAGGGAGGCAAAGACCGGAAGAGGAGCAAGAAAGAAACAACCCTTGCTAAAGAGTCACCTGCTGGTAAAACTGAAG GCAAAGCCCTGACCCCATCCACTGTCCCGTCTCAAAGCAGTGCAGCTCTTTCCACACCCTCCAGTGTTTCCACACAGTCCTCAATGGCCATTCCCGTCACCATGGTCTCCTTCACTACTCCCTCTCCCGCAACCATAAGTCTTTCAACTGTGTCCAGTGCCACAGCAAcacccccctcttcctcctcctcctcctcctcctcctctttgacctCCACAACTCCAGCTTTGAAGAAACAGCGCCCTCTGCTGCCCAGAGAGACAGTGCCAGTGGTGCAGAGAGCTGTGGTGTGGAATCCCACTGCCAAGTTTCAGACTTCCTCACAGAAGTGGCACATGCAGAAGGTGCAGCGTCAGCAACAGAACCAGCAACCTGTGGCAACCACTCAAACTCAGGCGTCGTCACCCAGGCAAGGCCAGACTCAAGCGGTGACCCAGACACAGGCAGGGAACGTCTCGACAGCGGTATCCTCATCTTCAGCACAGCAGTCTTCACAAAGCACACGCTATCAGACCAGACAGGCTGTCAAAG CTGTTCAACAGAAAGACACTCCACTCAGCACGTCCACATCTGCTGTCACCCTGGTATCCAGTAGTCCAGCTTCTGCTGCCATGATGGCAACGTCAAGTCTAGGCACAGCTGCTTCATCTTCACCAGTGGCAACAGACCAGTATATCCCCACGGCGTCAGCGGATGTGGCTGCAGACATCGCCAAGTACACAAATAAA ATAATGGATGCAATCAAAGGTACAATGACAGAAATCTACAATGACCTTTCCAAGAGTACTTCAGGGAATACAATAGCAGAG ATAAGACGACTGAGAATCGAAATAGAAAAATTACAGTGGTTGCATCAACAAGAGTTGTCAGAAATGAAGCACAATCTTG AGCTGACGATGGCAGAGATGAGACAAAGtctggagcaggagagagagaggttggtGACAGAGGTGAAGAAACAGATGGAGCTGGAGAAGCAACAGGCAGTGgatgagacaaagaagaagcagTGGTGTGCTAACTGCAGGAAAGAGGCCATCTTCTACTGTTGCTGGAACACCAGCTACTGTGATTACCCCTGTCAGCAAGCCCACTGGCCAGAACACATGAAATCCTGCACTCAGTCAG CCACAGCCCCACAGCAAGAACCTGAGGCTGAGTCCACAGCAGACCTCCCAAACAAAGGGTTAGGGCAGACTAGCAGTGGCCCAAACCCTCTCAGAGACACGCCAGTCTCTGCACCACCAGACAAAGACTGTGACGTGGAGAAGAGTACTGACAGTGTTGCTGTCACTTTGTCATAA
- the zmynd8 gene encoding MYND-type zinc finger-containing chromatin reader ZMYND8 isoform X5 gives MHPQSVAEEEGKETTEGMEISTRSKVSDTASTERMAQKRKMPSPSHSSNGHSSAETSPCPMKKKKKPGAVSSSKDQDGRNDFYCWLCHREGQVLCCELCPRVYHAKCLKLPAEPEGDWFCPECEKITVAECIETQSKAMMMLTIDQLSYLLKFALQKMKQPGTEPFQKPVSLEQHPDYAEYIFHPMDLCTLEKNIKKKMYGCTEAFLADAKWILHNCIIYNGGNHKLTATAKVIVKICEHEMNEIEVCPECYLSACQKRDNWFCEPCSNPHPLVWAKLKGFPFWPAKALRDKDGQVDARFFGQHDRAWVPLNNCYLMSKEIPFSVKKTKSIFNSAMQEMEVYVENMRKKFGVFNYAPFRTPYTPDNNFQMLLDPSNPSSTPVKSEKQEKIKLSFDMTASPKIPLARTMLSGAGVGGGTVGRRFPLSDMPRSPMSTNSSAHTGSDGEQETADKSQGKGPNSQYSAGEESMDCTASPAHPRPGPAGSSLDSPKPFHSQAPGLAKQEKTPQTGSILNLNLDRSKAEMDLKELSETVQQKQGATPVLTSPKRQIKSRFQLNLDKTIESCKAQLGIDEISVDVYKGVEHSDSEDSDKSDSSDSEYASDDEQKTKDGQDAAPNDEAQKDPTKTKVKDQASPSQDKEGKADTPVASESAAADATATVSDAPTKEKTSSDSEKESPEKTKAPPASPAPREKSQVKEEAKQPMPVEDSDSERELVIDLGEEQGGKDRKRSKKETTLAKESPAGKTEGKALTPSTVPSQSSAALSTPSSVSTQSSMAIPVTMVSFTTPSPATISLSTVSSATATPPSSSSSSSSSSLTSTTPALKKQRPLLPRETVPVVQRAVVWNPTAKFQTSSQKWHMQKVQRQQQNQQPVATTQTQASSPRQGQTQAVTQTQAGNVSTAVSSSSAQQSSQSTRYQTRQAVKAVQQKDTPLSTSTSAVTLVSSSPASAAMMATSSLGTAASSSPVATDQYIPTASADVAADIAKYTNKIMDAIKGTMTEIYNDLSKSTSGNTIAEIRRLRIEIEKLQWLHQQELSEMKHNLELTMAEMRQSLEQERERLVTEVKKQMELEKQQAVDETKKKQWCANCRKEAIFYCCWNTSYCDYPCQQAHWPEHMKSCTQSATAPQQEPEAESTADLPNKGLGQTSSGPNPLRDTPVSAPPDKDCDVEKSTDSVAVTLS, from the exons GACGGCAGGAATGACTTCTACTGCTGGCTGTGCCACCGCGAGGGCCAGGTGCTCTGCTGTGAGCTCTGCCCCAGGGTGTACCATGCCAAGTGCCTCAAACTACCAGCCGAGCCCGAGGGCGACTGGTTCTGTCCGGAGTGTGAG AAAATAACAGTTGCAGAGTGCATAGAGACTCAGAGCAAAGCCATGATGATGCTAACTATAGACCAGCTGTCTTACCTACTAAAGTTTGCCCTTCAGAAGATGAAACAACCAGGT ACTGAACCCTTCCAGAAACCCGTCTCTCTTGAACAGCATCCAGATTATGCAGAGTACATTTTTCATCCTATGGATCTTTGCACACTTGAGAAG aatatcaaaaagaaaatgtatggCTGCACAGAGGCCTTCTTGGCAGATGCGAAATGGATTTTGCATAACTGTATTATATACAATGGAG GCAATCACAAACTGACAGCTACAGCTAAAGTAATAGTAAAAATCTGTGAACATGAG atgaATGAGATTGAAGTTTGTCCTGAGTGTTATCTGTCTGCTTGCCAAAAGAGAGACAACTGGTTTTGTGAGCCTTGT AGTAACCCACACCCTCTAGTGTGGGCCAAACTGAAAGGATTTCCATTCTGGCCTGCTAAAGCTCTGCGGGACAAAGATGGACAAGTGGATGCTCGTTTCTTTGGTCAACATGACAG GGCATGGGTTCCTTTAAACAACTGCTACCTCATGTCCAAAGAGATTCCATTCTCTGTGAAGAAGACCAAAAGCATCTTCAACAGTGCCATGCAAGAGATGGAGGTCTATGTGGAGAACATGAGGAAGAAGTTTGGAGTGTTTAACTATGCCCCCTTTAGGACACCCTACACTCCTGACAACAACTTCCAGATGCTGCTAGATCCCTCCAACCCCTCGTCCACCCCAGTCAAATCTGAGAAACAGGAGAAGATCAAGCTGAGCTTTGATATGACAGCATCACCTAAGATCCCTTTGGCCAGGACCATGTTGTCTGGGGCTGGGGTGGGAGGTGGCACCGTTGGGCGACGGTTCCCTCTCAGTGACATGCCTCGCTCCCCCATGAGCACCAACTCCTCTGCTCACACCGGGTCAGATGGCGAACAGGAGACAGCAGACAAGTCGCAGGGCAAAGGCCCAAACAGCCAGTACAGTGCAGGAGAAGAGTCCATGGACTGTACAG CATCACCTGCCCATCCACGACCTGGTCCTGCAGGCAGTTCATTGGACAGCCCTAAGCCATTCCACTCTCAAGCTCCTGGCCTCGCCAAGCAGGAGAAGAcaccacagacaggaagcaTTCTGAACCTCAATTTAG ATCGGAGCAAAGCAGAAATGGACCTAAAAGAGCTTAGTGAAACAGTTCAGCAGAAGCAAGGAGCCACACCAGTCCTTACTTCTCCAAAAAGACAGATTAAGAGCCGTTTCCAGCTGAACCTGGACAAAACCATTGAGAGTTGCAAGGCACAGTTGG gtATCGATGAGATCTCTGTGGATGTGTATAAAGGTGTTGAACACAGCGACTCAGAAGACTCTGATAAATCTGACTCGAGTGACAGTGAGTATGCCAGTGATGACGAGCAAAAGACCAAGGATGGCCAGGACGCAGCACCAAATGATGAAGCCCAGAAGGACCCTACCAAAACTAAAGTCAAAGACCAAGCTTCCCCAAGCCAAGATAAGGAAGGTAAAGCTGATACACCTGTGGCATCTGAGTCGGCAGCAGCTGATGCCACTGCAACAGTATCAGATGCTCCAACTAAGGAGAAAACAAGCTCTGATTCAGAGAAAGAGAGCCCAGAGAAGACCAAAGCCCCTCCAGCATCACCTGCTCCCAGAGAGAAGTCTCAGGTGAAAGAAGAAGCAAAGCAGCCAATGCCAGTGGAGGACTCTGACTCTGAGAGGGAGCTGGTCATCGACCTTGGAGAGGAACAGGGAGGCAAAGACCGGAAGAGGAGCAAGAAAGAAACAACCCTTGCTAAAGAGTCACCTGCTGGTAAAACTGAAG GCAAAGCCCTGACCCCATCCACTGTCCCGTCTCAAAGCAGTGCAGCTCTTTCCACACCCTCCAGTGTTTCCACACAGTCCTCAATGGCCATTCCCGTCACCATGGTCTCCTTCACTACTCCCTCTCCCGCAACCATAAGTCTTTCAACTGTGTCCAGTGCCACAGCAAcacccccctcttcctcctcctcctcctcctcctcctctttgacctCCACAACTCCAGCTTTGAAGAAACAGCGCCCTCTGCTGCCCAGAGAGACAGTGCCAGTGGTGCAGAGAGCTGTGGTGTGGAATCCCACTGCCAAGTTTCAGACTTCCTCACAGAAGTGGCACATGCAGAAGGTGCAGCGTCAGCAACAGAACCAGCAACCTGTGGCAACCACTCAAACTCAGGCGTCGTCACCCAGGCAAGGCCAGACTCAAGCGGTGACCCAGACACAGGCAGGGAACGTCTCGACAGCGGTATCCTCATCTTCAGCACAGCAGTCTTCACAAAGCACACGCTATCAGACCAGACAGGCTGTCAAAG CTGTTCAACAGAAAGACACTCCACTCAGCACGTCCACATCTGCTGTCACCCTGGTATCCAGTAGTCCAGCTTCTGCTGCCATGATGGCAACGTCAAGTCTAGGCACAGCTGCTTCATCTTCACCAGTGGCAACAGACCAGTATATCCCCACGGCGTCAGCGGATGTGGCTGCAGACATCGCCAAGTACACAAATAAA ATAATGGATGCAATCAAAGGTACAATGACAGAAATCTACAATGACCTTTCCAAGAGTACTTCAGGGAATACAATAGCAGAG ATAAGACGACTGAGAATCGAAATAGAAAAATTACAGTGGTTGCATCAACAAGAGTTGTCAGAAATGAAGCACAATCTTG AGCTGACGATGGCAGAGATGAGACAAAGtctggagcaggagagagagaggttggtGACAGAGGTGAAGAAACAGATGGAGCTGGAGAAGCAACAGGCAGTGgatgagacaaagaagaagcagTGGTGTGCTAACTGCAGGAAAGAGGCCATCTTCTACTGTTGCTGGAACACCAGCTACTGTGATTACCCCTGTCAGCAAGCCCACTGGCCAGAACACATGAAATCCTGCACTCAGTCAG CCACAGCCCCACAGCAAGAACCTGAGGCTGAGTCCACAGCAGACCTCCCAAACAAAGGGTTAGGGCAGACTAGCAGTGGCCCAAACCCTCTCAGAGACACGCCAGTCTCTGCACCACCAGACAAAGACTGTGACGTGGAGAAGAGTACTGACAGTGTTGCTGTCACTTTGTCATAA